The sequence below is a genomic window from Massilia oculi.
GGATGCGCATTCAGTTCGGCCAGCGCGGTCTCGAGCGGCGCTGACAGCAGGTCGAGCGTGACGTTGTCGTCGTCCTGCGGGATGCGGTGAAAGCCCGGCTGCAAGGCGCCGGTGAGCGCCACCACGTGCAGGTGCGCAGGTCGCTGCGCATCCAGACGCCAGGCCGCGACCAGGGCGGCGAAGCGGCTGCCGTCGCCATGGTCGCTGTCGAAGACGGTATAGCGCGCGCGGCCGCGCCAGTGGTCCTGCACATGCATGTCAGCGGCGCCTGCTGCGGCAGTGGCACTCGCGGTCATGGTCGTCGACCAGGCCGATGCCCTGCATATAGGCATAGACGATCGTCGAGCCGACGAACTTGAAGCCGCGCCTGGCGAGATCCTTGGAGATGCGGTCGGACAGCTCGGTGCGCGCCGGGCGGGCGTGGTCCGGCCAGTCGTTGACGATCGGCTTGCCGTCGACGAAAGCCCACAGGTAGTCGTCGAGCGTCAGGCCCTGCTCGCGCAGCGCGAGATAGGCTTTGGCGTTGGTGATCGCGGCGGCGACCTTCAGGCGGTTGCGCACGATGCCGGGATTGAGCAGCAGCTCGGCCTTCTTGTCGTCATCGTAGGCGGCGATCTTTTCCGCATCCCAGCCGTCGAAGGCGGCGCGGTAGGTGTCGCGCTTGTTCAGGATGGTTTCCCACGACAGGCCGGCCTGCGCGCCTTCGAGGTTGAGCATCTCGAACAAGGTGTTCTCGTCGTGGCAGGGCACGCCCCACTCGTTGT
It includes:
- a CDS encoding DNA-3-methyladenine glycosylase I, whose protein sequence is MTVKRCSWANMANPRYIAYHDNEWGVPCHDENTLFEMLNLEGAQAGLSWETILNKRDTYRAAFDGWDAEKIAAYDDDKKAELLLNPGIVRNRLKVAAAITNAKAYLALREQGLTLDDYLWAFVDGKPIVNDWPDHARPARTELSDRISKDLARRGFKFVGSTIVYAYMQGIGLVDDHDRECHCRSRRR